A part of Rhopalosiphum maidis isolate BTI-1 chromosome 3, ASM367621v3, whole genome shotgun sequence genomic DNA contains:
- the LOC113555822 gene encoding arrestin homolog codes for MVLNFNVFKKSSPDGKIILYLSKRNIVDHITFIDPVDGVVMLDNSYLKSGKIFGQIVCSFRYGRKEDEVMGLRFQKDMYLASAQIYPPLDTDNPVKLTKIQDCLISKLGSNATPFRFKIPENAPASVVLQDGTTNLADACGVQYYVKIFAGESETDHNRSKSFVAMRIRKIQFAPVMRPLSRHPCTIVRKDFMFSPGQLELEAVLDKQVYTHGENVQVTLCIRNSSNKMVKKIKVLIQQIVDIVIFQNGQCRTTLASVETQEGCPILPGSSMQKTIAMMPTLENVKGRYGVALEDQINEKQEHSLASSVLISSSDIKDVFGIIVSYSVKVKLYLGALGGELTAELPFLVMHSKPEKKTSQISS; via the exons ATGGCGTTGTCATGTTGGACAATTCTTATTTGAAAAGCGGCAAAATATTTGGTCAAATAGTATGCAGCTTTCGGTACGGTCGGAAAGAGGATGAAGTGATGGGATTGCGTTTTCAAAAAGACATGTACTTGGCATCGGCACAAATATATCCTCCTCTTGATACCGACAACCCAGTCAAGTTGACCAAAATTCag gattgtttaatatctaaattaggGAGTAATGCCACGCcatttcgttttaaaattcCTGAGAATGCACCTGCGTCGGTAGTTTTGCAAGATGGGACAACGAATTTAGCTGATGCATGTGGTGTCCAGTActatgtgaaaatatttgcCGGTGAATCTGAAACTGATCATAACCGTTCAAA GAGTTTTGTGGCGATGCGTATCCGTAAAATCCAGTTTGCTCCGGTTATGCGTCCCTTAAGTAGACATCCTTGCACTATCGTCCGCAAAGACTTCATGTTCAGTCCCGGCCAACTGGAATTGGAAGCTGTACTCGACAAACAG GTTTACACACATGGTGAAAACGTTCAAGTGACGTTATGTATACGAAATAGTAGCAacaaaatggtaaaaaaaatcaaagtgcTAATACAACAGATCGtggatattgttattttccaAAATGGACAATGTAGAACCACATTAGCCTCCGTCGAAACTCA GGAAGGATGTCCGATATTACCGGGTTCATCTATGCAAAAGACTATAGCCATGATGCCAACCCTAGAAAACGTCAAGGGGAGGTATGGTGTTGCACTGGAGGATCAAATCAATGAGAAACAAGAACATTCATTGGCCTCATCCGTCTT AATATCGAGTTCTGACATCAAAGACGTGTTCGGTATTATCGTATCATATTCGGTCAAGGTCAAGCTGTACTTGGGCGCACTGGGCGGCGAGTTAACAGCCGAATTGCCGTTCCTCGTCATGCACTCAAAA cCGGAAAAGAAAACATCACAAATATCGTCCTGA